The window ATCGGCATGTAAGTGATGATATCGAATAACACACCTTACAAGCTCAAGGCTTCAAAAAGCTCGAAAGAACTGAACGATTACGACAACAACCATTCGGACGAAAATTACGACAACAGTAGCGTGGACGGTGATGTAGAAAACAGCCAAAAATACCATGTATACTCCCGCGAGAACCGCTACAGAGGCGTGGGAAGGCCCCGCTCTAGCGAGTTTCGTTCCTCGAAAATCAACGACCGCAGGGGGGCGTACCGCGGGCGCGGGGGCCCGCCGGGCCGCAGGGGCGACCGCGACGGGGGCGATTTCTACATCCTAAACCGAAAGTATCAAGAGTCATTGTCAAGACATTCGGAATCATCAGGTATGcgcattttgaaatttatgacttgtgacaatgtttattttattagggtCGTATCATGGAAAATTTTATGAGCCGGAGAAGAAGAACGATATCAAGCTCAATCTACTTGAAGATACCCGAATTTCCAAGCTGCTGCGGCGGCTGAGCACCGAAGTTGACCAGGAAAATTCCCTGGCCATTTCGAAGAAACTTCTAGAGGTGCTGCTGCTACCAGACAACGCGCAGTACGTCCGCAAAGCTTTCCACATCCTTGGTGAGTCCATGTTTGAGATACTGCAAGTGTCGCCAGGGCCTTTGGCCAAACAACAAGCCACAAGAGCACTAGGCAGGATGGGTTACATAATGGGACAAGAAAAGGATTTTGAAAGGTACCAGAACTGGATTTTTGTCAAGATGAAAAACGCATACGAAGAAATGCAAATCCTTCTAATGAAGTCGTTTAAAGAAACCCTCGCTTTTGAGAAAAACAAACCAGTCCTGCAAGATCACGCCGAAAATCTCATGCACCATCTAGTAACGTGTATCGAAATCACGGAAAACGCCCAAGTTTTCAAAGCCATTCTCGACATTTTGATGACGATCATCGAGCTCTACCCTGACTGTTTTTACACGCAATTTCAGGACACTGTAGACTTGTTATTTGGGTGGCACGTTGATCACACCCAACCCTTATCGAACATTGAGTTTATTTCCCGTAATTTGCAACGCATTTCGCCCCATTTTAAGTACAACATTGAGTTTGCCGTCACTcttattgagaattttttgGAGGATATAACCAACTTTAGCAGCCAGTTGAACGACCCTGAGAGCAATTCCCTCGAGCACATTAACGTTCTAATTCTGGCACTTAACACGATTTTGAAATGTTTGGGGGACAGTTTCCGGCCAGTGAACAACAAACATGTCTCAGTTGAGTTGGTTTCAACTTGTTTGAACCAAATTATTAGGACGGTGCGGGACGTTCTTGAAAGTTTTGTTGCGGATAATCTTATCATAGCAGCCAATGAGAGCATCGGGATTTTACTCGGACAGTTGGATAACAAAAGTCAAGCTTTGAGTAACTCGATTTACACTTTGATTGATCTTGAGTTGAGTCTTGTTAACGAATTTTCCGATGCAACTTTAGTATCAATGCTGCTCCTAATTTCCAAAATCATTAAAGAATTATCGGCCAATTTGCCAATCGAACTGATTGAAAAACTAATCGGTCCCAAGTCAGAAATAGTCAAATTGCGCTACTCCTACTTCAAGAATATCCAAGATTCGGTCATTTGCGTCTACCAAGCGTTGCTGAATTTGAAAAACGTCTCACTCCTTCAGGAGGCTTATCGGTACGTTTTGGGCGACCTTGAGGTCGTTTACCGGGCGATTGTCCCAAATATTAAGCCCTTTATCCAAAATAATCCATTTTCTGAAGACAATTTTGACTTGAACACCGACCAGAAAGAACTAACCGTGCTGTTTTTATTACGGTGTCTGTCACAATTGGCTAATGCCAGTTCGATAATTGTAATGTGGGCCTTAAAACCTAGCATTTTGGAACTAGTGGGAGTGAATCTGGAACCGTACCAAGAAACCCTAGCTAGGGACAATCCAGCGTTGCAGTACAGCCTACTTTACTTGCTGTACTCCCATTGCAAGTGCTACAATCATTTCATTTCGAGCAGTAATTTAGTAGCGAAAAAGCAAGACCAGACGAGTTTGATGGGTTTATTCACTTTACCGGATGTTTTGAACATTAACGACGTGCCAAACACTTCGCCCAATTTGGgaaatttcgaaataattctcgacattttgcacaaaacttTGAGCATACCGACGCCAAACGAAGTGACTTTGTTGCTGCTCCAGTGGCTGAACGACATCCTGATCAATTCGGACAGTTACCTTGCCAATTTATACGATAACGAGAAGTTTGTCGCAGTGACTGAAGTATTGGTCAAATGCGGCTACCATTTCAACACAAAGATTGTGCTTTCCGTTTGCGAAAATCTCGACAAACTTTTGAGTAACAAGCAGTTATCCTGGAACAGTCAGTTCTTGATGAACGTTTGCGACCTAGTTAAGTTACACCTAAATTCAAATAACAACGAAATTCGTCTGAAATATTCCAAACTTTCGGTTAATGTTCCTTGGGACGTGGCTGTGGTCGAACTAAATAAATCCAACTCGGGTTTTGatgcaaaaaaatcaacaagtaTCAAAGACTATTCCAATTATATGGTCCGAATGGCCCAACATTTGCACTTAAATAATAGCGTAACGGGTGACATGTACCCTCTTCAATTCAAAACTTTCACCGATTATTTGCTTAAGAACGAATCTAGCGAGTCACCGAATTGGTTGGAGGACATCTTCATCAGTAGCTGGCCTTTGCAGGCCAATTACAAGGCTATGgaatttttctatgatttGGCAATCAATTCGAGAATAATTTTACACAACTGGACAACGCTCGAAAGTGCGCAATTTTGCGTCAATTCCAAGCTGCGCACACCGTTGGGCAAACCGAACGAGACGTTCACAAAAATCGAAGGTGCCCTTAACCATTTAGgcaatgatttaattaatgttaagAAGAACAAAGAGAATGAAAGTAGTAACGACATTGATAGGGTCAGACTGTTGCTTCAGTTCATTGAACATTTGGAAAAAGCCATATACAGTGCGTCCGAAGGTTGCGCTATAGCAATGCAACAACCGCCCAAGCAAGTCAGGTCGTTCTTTATCACCAACACAAACACCTGTAGCGAATGGTTGAGTCGGATTAGAATGGTTGTTATACACATAGCCATGCATGCGTCTGATCCTTGCACTGCGGTCAGACATGGGCAAGCCCTACTTGGCGATATGGTAACGTCTGGAAGAACGTCCGGTTCTGAATTCGAacgaattgtaatttttattacactgGCGTTGCTACAAATGCGGGAGACTGAGGCGATTTTGGGGCTTTACATTTGGTGTAAAAGCACAGCTGGTCGCAAGTTTGTTTGGGTGAAATATGCAGCAGAACAGGCGGCTAAGAGATACGAACTTGCGATAGAAGGCTACAAGAAAGTACTGAGACGTTGTAACACCAGTGAAAGTGATGAAGCGAGCGAAAATCCCAAGTTGGAATCAGACACGCGTCATTTTATTTACGACCAGATTGTGATTTGTTACAAAGAGTTGGGCAATTGGGTCGATTTGATGAACTGGAATATGGAGGAAAACGTGGGAGAGGTGATGGACAATGGGCGGAGGTACTGGTTCAGTACCACAGACTGGACCTgtgttaataatttgtttaacgTGGAAGTGGGTCGGCAAGCTTTTAGCGACCTATCGTCCTGGAATTACAAAGACGAGACAACGTCCTGGAGCCAATACGAGGAGATGACGACACTTGAGACGAATTTGTACGGACTTGCCTTCAGTATAGCGTCAGATAATGACGATTTGTGCAAGAAAGTCGAGGAGAACTTGACTAGGATTCAAAGCTCGATTAGGTACCACCTGAATTTGGCACCGTCTGATTACCTTCAAGAGCTTCAAGTGATGCAATACGCCAGTCAAGGAATCAAAAATATACTCAACGGTACGACCACCAACACCGTATTTCGTGCATCTGAGAATTTCGAAAacgaaatttcgaaaattgactCTTCGATTTTACGAAAAGTGCTGTGGTGGTCGGAGTATTTCGAAGGCGTCCAAAATCAAGGATCAACTTTCTGTACGAATTTACGCCTGGATGTTATAAAACGAGCCAGAAAAGAGCGCAATTTCAAGCTAGCATTTGCGCACGTTAGCAAAGTGCTTAAAGATAAAGACTTGGTGATTGATGATAATGGTTTTAACACTATTGCCACTCTattcttacaaaaaattggcgaTGTGTCGGTGTGGAGTATCGATACGGCTCGTGTGATTATGGAGATTATAAAACTGTCGTATTGTACTGACCAGAATAGGCAGCACAATTTCAACTTGTGCGCTGCTGCCTCTAGTGCAATTTCCAAACATGCGGAGCTTTACGGCGGAACGGAATTGAAGAAAATTAGcagcaaaattttgctaaagttGGCCAATTGGTTGCAAGTAAACGAGGAAATTTGCTTGACTGAGATAAACAGTCCCTTGGGTAAATTACTAATGGTGCTACCGGAGATTGGGATGATGGATAGTAGTGTTTCAAATGTGATTCCAATGAGTGAAATGGCAATTGGCAAATTGTTGCAATTTAGCGTACATCAGTGTGTCGGTTTGGCCAAAAGTTGGAATGCTTTTGGTACGTGGtgttaccgttgggggcgcaaAATCATAGACCACAGTTCCGACGTCCAGAATAATCTCACGGAAGAGGACCatttgattattaaaaatttgttaccaCCAACAACACCACCCGacgatttgaataaaattatcacGATTTTGTCCCAAACTAGATCGAATCTTGACGAGGAAGATATCGAATCGCACGATTTGAATACGTCAGAAATGATCCAGAACCAGTTGAAATATGTGCCTGTTTTGCAAAACGCGTCCGATGCTGATTTGAAAAGTTTGGTTCAGATTTGGAGAAACACCCAAAAGAGGATTTATACGTATTATGCACTCAGTGCCGAGGcttatttcaagtacttgcACTTGACCACAAGTTCGGAAAACGTTACGAAAAGCACCGAGTGTAACATTATCACGATCACTCTACGTTTGCTAAGGTTGATCGTTAAGTACGCCCTGGAATTACAAAACATACTCGAGGAAGGCTTACAAACAACGCCAACTCAGCCTTGGAAAGTCATAATCCCCCAGTTGTTTTCCCGTTTGAATCACCCCGAAAGTTACGTCAGACATAGAGTTTCCGATTTGTTGTGTCGTATCGCCGAGGATGCTCCTCACTTGATTACGTTCCCGGCTGTTGTTGGTGCATTGGAAGGCGGTctaaagtttgatttttccgaaATTTCGCTACCCAAGGATTGTCTTTCGCAAAACAACGAATGTCACGATGAGGAATTGAACGAAGAAGAAGATAACTACGAGAGTGACAGTGAAGATTCAACAAATGCGCTACAGTCGTGTTTCCGAACTATGGTGGACACGCTTAGTAAACAAGACCCTGAAACCATAGCACAAGTGCAAACACTCGTCAAAGAATTGCGCCGAATCACTCTACTGTGGGACGAGTTATGGTTGGGTACTTTGGCCCAACACCAGACCGAAATCACCAAACGCCAGCAACAACTCGAATACGAAATCGAGAAAGTCAATGAGAATCCGCACCTGAACAAGGAAGAAAAATTGTCGCTCATTGCCGAAAAACACAGGATTATAATCAAGCCGATTGTGTTTGTCCTGGAGCAGTTGCAAGAAGTGACAACTGCTGAGGCAGAAACCCCGCATGAGAAAGAGTTCCAGGAGAAATACCTAGACGAGATCAAAGACGTGATCAATAAGTTGAAGAATCCCGAAAATCCCGAAAAACCACAAGAGTCCTTACAACCACTGAAGAGTCTCCAGAAGCAGTTCCAACAGAAGTTCCACCGACGTGCTTCATACACGCTCAAAATGCAGTCAATCAGTCCAGTTTTGGCCTCAATCAAGAACACTGTAATCGCAATGCCTGGATTGGCAACATCTGCCAAAACTCGAGTCACAATCGCGCACGTTTCTAACGTTGTTTCAATCCTCCCGACAAAGACCAAGCCAaagaaattgattttttacggATCGGACGGCCAGACCTACACTTATCTGTTCAAGGGTTTGGAAGATTTACATCTGGACGAGAGAATAATGCAGTTCTTGAGCATCGCGAACACTATGATGGCCCACAATGCTGATCTGACTGGCCAGAATTTATACCGTGCCAGACACTACTCTGTTATCCCGCTGGGGCCACGGTCAGGTTTGATTTCTTGGGTTGATGGAACCACTCCTGTCTTCGCACTGTATAAGAGGTGGCAACAACGCGAAATCGCAAAAccgtttatcaaaaataacgtaaacACAACTGCCAGTGTGTTGAGACCTTCGGAATTGTTTTATAATAAGTTGAATCCGTTGCTGAAAGAGCACGGAATTAAGAATATAGAGAATCGGAAGGAGTGGCCTTTGAGTGTCTTGAAGCAGGTTTTAACCGAGCTAATGGCCGAGACACCTAGCGATCTCCTCGCCAAAGAACTGTGGTGTAATGCGATTGATGCCAACACTTGGTGGCAAGTGGTCAAGAGATATTCATATTCCGTAGCTGTGATGAGTATCATTGGGTATATAATTGGGCTGGGGGACCGACATTTGGACAACGTCCTGGTGGACTTGACCAGTGGAGAAGTGGTCCATATTGACTACAACGTGTGTTTTGAAAAAGGCAAGACTTTGCGAGTGCCCGAGAAAGTCCCCTTCAGACTCACGCCGAACATTCGTGGGGCACTTGGAATCACAGGAGTTGAGGTGAGTGaagattaatttaaaaaaaccgttTTATTGTTCacattaaaactataaacatATCACAATATTTCCGTCGGAGAATTAAAACTAAAGTCAACTCCAAGTGGAAGTGTTCACTGTGGTCATTTCGGTCGAGACACTGCACTCGTGCTCGTCATAGTCTTTGGGTGTGGGCGATTCGATCTCAATTTCGGTTTGAGCGACAACGTTGTCGTGTCCGCCTATCGAGCTTTTCTTGCTGCTGGGAACATGATTGGTGATGTAGTTTGTCTTTTTGGTGGAATTGTTCGGCGAGTGGCAAGTCAGCAAACACCAAAAAGCCTCACGGAAGTTGGAATTCTTCCAAGCGTATATCACAGGGTTCATTCCTGAATTGCAAACGGCCAGCGTGAACGCGATTTCGTACAAAAGGCTGAACTGACTGCTGCTGCCGCTTATCCGGAAATAAGTGGTCACGATGAAGTACGGCATCCAGCAGATGGAAAAGCAGCCGAGAGTGAGCATCACcacctgaaaaaaaaaataaacatcagGCAACGAACTTTATCATTGGTTTTGTTCATTTCCGCAAAtcgtgtttattttgttttgcgcTAGTAATTGAGTGTCTATCGGTTTTCTTGTTATGAGGCtgtgtttatttatatctTTACAACATGTCATCGTGCCAATTGTTTACGGTGGGTGTATGGGAATAGAAAGGTGTGAATGAGGTTTTATTGAGAGTAGGCATGTCTTGATAATTCGGCGATAAGAGTTATTGGAAATGGTGTTATTTATTGATAATTATTTGCgatatttcaaacaattttggaATTATAGTATAGTACGTGGATAAAAACATATAATGCGCTTAAAGAAAATgcaattactttaatttaattttcaatgaaAATACGTACCTacataatttatgtaaataattgaGAAAAACAAGAATGTAACTGAAAGAGTGCCAATAAAAACACACAAccaaattttacataatacaATCGTCACGTTACGATATAAGCgtacattaattaaattttctaaagtgtttttaggaaagtttttctttaattggTTGTGGACCGTGGACGGCGAGCATgtccataaaattttaattgagctcaattgtcaaaattaaatttggtcaTGTTGTAACGACGGCTTACACCTCTGaatatttttgtctaaattggAAAATGTATACAAAGTAATAGGGCGATAAGACAACTATTTGTTACGGCTTCTATAATCGTAAAAAAAACCTTAAtcagcaaaaatgtaactgaTAGATCAGAGATACTTACGTCGTCTATAACAATCGATATCGAATAAACATTATCCCAATAAATTCAGAAGTGGTGTTTTGGTTAATGGATGATAAATATCGGGTGTTTAATTTGGTTGTTGAAATGTGGGCATTgttcaataataaattactataaatttatttttaattaaagattattcattaagagatgaataataataataataataataattttttcgtacTATGGTTTCGATAATGAGACAGATTGTAACGCTGAGAGAGTTGTttctgtaattattttaaatattattgtgatACTGAAGCGGAAATCCTTTAGAAATTGAGACAACATAATATAAATTGATGGCCCTTTGCGGATTTTTCGTAACACCATTAGTTCATTATTATCCAACCCAAACAGGTTAAATGAGTGGATTACTATGCatattgattaaaaataagtaaattggtttgtttttcaatatttcacTGAAATTAATATacctactaataaaaaaattgtgtctgGAGCTAATGAAAAGTTATGGCTGTTTATAAAAGATTCATATTTTGTATCATTGAATTataaacgaataaaaaattaatttgacagCTAAATTATATGCACTTGGAACAATTATCAAATCTATTTACTATGTCATGGTaaacgttattttttaatgtggggTACATTAATCTGTACTTATTCACCAGCAGTTgtaattactttttaattactattattacatCAAAAATTGCTAACTTAATTGTCGATAACTGTAGGAAAAAACCTCCATTTCATTCTGcaaaattaatattcaaaCGAGTTCTCCGCTCTAATTGTTTTCCTtccatttaataaatatcttaaaaaacGCGCACTCTTAGTCACAATAGGTTTTATTAATGCCAGATTTcgtttaaatatttacatacaaatttagtttgttcgaatattttatttgaagatttctattttaatttgaatcaatttaaataagtaaaacgttctaaaaataattcccTGTTTTCAGTTATGGTTGCTACTTTGTTTTCACTTGGAAATAGTTGTGACTTtgaattggttttttgcaaaatttcgtagCTTAACATATTATGTCGGCTGGCTCGCATAACATACACAACCGCTGTTACGTAAAAGAACAACCTTCAACTTTTTGAAGGCCAATATCACCATTAAAAATATACCTATCTTGATTCTTGCTTAATTATTACAATGAAAGTTAAGTAGAAAAAGGTTATA of the Tribolium castaneum strain GA2 chromosome 1, icTriCast1.1, whole genome shotgun sequence genome contains:
- the nonC gene encoding serine/threonine-protein kinase SMG1, which translates into the protein MISNNTPYKLKASKSSKELNDYDNNHSDENYDNSSVDGDVENSQKYHVYSRENRYRGVGRPRSSEFRSSKINDRRGAYRGRGGPPGRRGDRDGGDFYILNRKYQESLSRHSESSGSYHGKFYEPEKKNDIKLNLLEDTRISKLLRRLSTEVDQENSLAISKKLLEVLLLPDNAQYVRKAFHILGESMFEILQVSPGPLAKQQATRALGRMGYIMGQEKDFERYQNWIFVKMKNAYEEMQILLMKSFKETLAFEKNKPVLQDHAENLMHHLVTCIEITENAQVFKAILDILMTIIELYPDCFYTQFQDTVDLLFGWHVDHTQPLSNIEFISRNLQRISPHFKYNIEFAVTLIENFLEDITNFSSQLNDPESNSLEHINVLILALNTILKCLGDSFRPVNNKHVSVELVSTCLNQIIRTVRDVLESFVADNLIIAANESIGILLGQLDNKSQALSNSIYTLIDLELSLVNEFSDATLVSMLLLISKIIKELSANLPIELIEKLIGPKSEIVKLRYSYFKNIQDSVICVYQALLNLKNVSLLQEAYRYVLGDLEVVYRAIVPNIKPFIQNNPFSEDNFDLNTDQKELTVLFLLRCLSQLANASSIIVMWALKPSILELVGVNLEPYQETLARDNPALQYSLLYLLYSHCKCYNHFISSSNLVAKKQDQTSLMGLFTLPDVLNINDVPNTSPNLGNFEIILDILHKTLSIPTPNEVTLLLLQWLNDILINSDSYLANLYDNEKFVAVTEVLVKCGYHFNTKIVLSVCENLDKLLSNKQLSWNSQFLMNVCDLVKLHLNSNNNEIRLKYSKLSVNVPWDVAVVELNKSNSGFDAKKSTSIKDYSNYMVRMAQHLHLNNSVTGDMYPLQFKTFTDYLLKNESSESPNWLEDIFISSWPLQANYKAMEFFYDLAINSRIILHNWTTLESAQFCVNSKLRTPLGKPNETFTKIEGALNHLGNDLINVKKNKENESSNDIDRVRLLLQFIEHLEKAIYSASEGCAIAMQQPPKQVRSFFITNTNTCSEWLSRIRMVVIHIAMHASDPCTAVRHGQALLGDMVTSGRTSGSEFERIVIFITLALLQMRETEAILGLYIWCKSTAGRKFVWVKYAAEQAAKRYELAIEGYKKVLRRCNTSESDEASENPKLESDTRHFIYDQIVICYKELGNWVDLMNWNMEENVGEVMDNGRRYWFSTTDWTCVNNLFNVEVGRQAFSDLSSWNYKDETTSWSQYEEMTTLETNLYGLAFSIASDNDDLCKKVEENLTRIQSSIRYHLNLAPSDYLQELQVMQYASQGIKNILNGTTTNTVFRASENFENEISKIDSSILRKVLWWSEYFEGVQNQGSTFCTNLRLDVIKRARKERNFKLAFAHVSKVLKDKDLVIDDNGFNTIATLFLQKIGDVSVWSIDTARVIMEIIKLSYCTDQNRQHNFNLCAAASSAISKHAELYGGTELKKISSKILLKLANWLQVNEEICLTEINSPLGKLLMVLPEIGMMDSSVSNVIPMSEMAIGKLLQFSVHQCVGLAKSWNAFGTWCYRWGRKIIDHSSDVQNNLTEEDHLIIKNLLPPTTPPDDLNKIITILSQTRSNLDEEDIESHDLNTSEMIQNQLKYVPVLQNASDADLKSLVQIWRNTQKRIYTYYALSAEAYFKYLHLTTSSENVTKSTECNIITITLRLLRLIVKYALELQNILEEGLQTTPTQPWKVIIPQLFSRLNHPESYVRHRVSDLLCRIAEDAPHLITFPAVVGALEGGLKFDFSEISLPKDCLSQNNECHDEELNEEEDNYESDSEDSTNALQSCFRTMVDTLSKQDPETIAQVQTLVKELRRITLLWDELWLGTLAQHQTEITKRQQQLEYEIEKVNENPHLNKEEKLSLIAEKHRIIIKPIVFVLEQLQEVTTAEAETPHEKEFQEKYLDEIKDVINKLKNPENPEKPQESLQPLKSLQKQFQQKFHRRASYTLKMQSISPVLASIKNTVIAMPGLATSAKTRVTIAHVSNVVSILPTKTKPKKLIFYGSDGQTYTYLFKGLEDLHLDERIMQFLSIANTMMAHNADLTGQNLYRARHYSVIPLGPRSGLISWVDGTTPVFALYKRWQQREIAKPFIKNNVNTTASVLRPSELFYNKLNPLLKEHGIKNIENRKEWPLSVLKQVLTELMAETPSDLLAKELWCNAIDANTWWQVVKRYSYSVAVMSIIGYIIGLGDRHLDNVLVDLTSGEVVHIDYNVCFEKGKTLRVPEKVPFRLTPNIRGALGITGVEGIFRTACENVLKTMRKGRETLLTLLEAFVYDPLIDWTVGGEVLAGTSFGGISSSVNSRQSKKDLEKEVTLSMFNVRCTEMKVEWEENKENILRDIPTLLENFQSWIDVQKKISETEDYLQDLHQQMALVKEAEAHGANKHSLYNLPSRYEIYCKTQEAMKTAKKDIDKIMDEAENHITGYLEALKLLESPQFAHWISDLKAPDNDMNIFDLVKEFLHNAGKNDVITQCEQSESDVEQLSKLQNLSIRRCLQLLQEYHAILSQCPKSYIENHRMYLYLNWSKFMLDTKTVESCDAIYEKFRMFLDFGNAKHTLQFSYSLETFYKETIAQVNKLYEDLTKIRTQESSVALEKLYANARLGVSTFLNCEKGATSAFEFVIANELVLLNKNFLTLETAASRSGDLLIKLTSRDGDWFLDELVLNSTRVVEMINNLPVKQEGEVGRFVKVLNGIRSANNVYKGLHELHFNFHTIILPESMKKIQSEEPTVVQMVADLGSLIGELGTTIPDMIAQLEKILSCLFMQMDINPSYEIVLGRVAAVRSKFQLLIQSQSDTLSAGKMLLMGFNGLFEKLSQEMHTLVSTLGSLDIPSSWKKLDQVKEAKSIGAHIFNPRVHDILEDIFLLKRLQTMSEFFGLVLEMCQSFKANAKHVIFNDDQLVKPVRQFIADFISRQLLGITTEAVAYCVCFLLQNLSLDVSHEIEQKDIGAETKVPLDELCHKAWNYLFKQGVFSQNLVSQASGFSTNLKSAWEKIQEPKKIELKLTVLQSSALRIQNQLTVYNFMYEEILSQLHVYTGVRNKFIVDLKTEITNLKTVHSKLIEAREKQQCLIENAYQRLNWAKGANPNVVEISAAFESAVSTRDTRLNLEQKIANEILTACKVILQHELLRTPCNESKAYDKLFLNSFEKWRIACQYTNSRNDVMTPTEESIMNLLTAELLHNPKWLQAISEIISDLITMSQKKLTEEKANLMCISEDLTTEIEKFKEIYNIHCRLMSDVKSLIKSMTKIEDYTSQTQQFIADYRLYIDSFSSLFSKFKREMSLDDVQACIEHLRFLEQNTNQIYGDLLNLEAKRNRPQLTRQDCIAVSPIKVQKQESKGQQRNAYAVNVWRRVKMKLEGRDPDPGRKYTSQEQVDYVIREATNLDNLALLYEGWTPWV